CTGTGGCTGACGGCAGCCTGGTTGGGACCCCGGCGAGGCGCGGTGGCGGCGATGCTTTATCTGGGGATAGGCCTGGGCGGTTTGCCGGTGTTCTCGCTTGGCGGTGGCCTGGACTACGTCACTCAGGCCACCTTTGGCTATCTCCTGGCTTTCCTGCCGGCGGTGGTGGTGGCGGGGCAACTGGCGGTTCAGCCGAGATTCGGCGCGATCTGGTCGGGCTTTTTCAAGGCCTTGCTCATCGTTCAGGCCGTGGGCTTTGTTTTTCAGTTCCTGCGGGAGGGGGTGCTGGGCACTCCCTCCCTGTGGCTTCCGTTCTTCTATGACCAGGTGATTCAGTTCCTGCCCGGGCAGGTGGCCCTGTTGACCGCCCTGGCTGCTGCAGTCCTGGCCCTTCGCAAGTTCACTTATGTGGCGCTGGGCTTGCTCGATGGCGGCGCTGGTGAACCCTCCGCTGCTTTGCCATCCTCTGCCCAGGCCTGACCCTGATGGCCCCGGTTCGCTCAGACCGGTTGGTCGGGCAGAAGATGACTTCCGGTGGCCCCAGGGGCTCAGCCGCCCAGCTTCTTGATCATCGCGGCCTTGGTCCGCTGGTCGATGAACGGGTGGGCGCCAGGCGTTCCATCCGCCATCACGTAGTCTTCCGTGAGCTGATTCTCGCGCTTGAACTTGAGGACGGCCTCCACGGTAGCCGCGTCAAACACTCCGGTGAGCGGGACGGCATAGCCGAAGGAGGCGAGCACCTGCTGCAGTTCATTGATCACGTCCCGCCCATCGTTCAGTCCCGGGCCCACCGCTTGCGTGTCTGCCTCCAGCGCTGCCGCTGACGCCACGAACTTGGCGACATTGGCCTTGGTGGCCAGCAGGCCGGCTTCCTGGGCCACCTTGGTTTCTTCAGCGCTGAGCGTGTCACCGGCTTGGGGTGGGCTTGCGGGGGTTGTGCCCACCGGAGCAGACGGCTGAGAGGGCAGCGAGGGCGGATTCACGGGCGCTGGTGCTGGCTGTACTGGAGCCGGCTGAATCGGGGCCACGGGCGGAGGCAGGGGAGCGGCTGGGGGGAGCGCCGGAGGCAGGGGCGCCGCAGGCGGCACGGCCGGTGCCACGGGCAGAGTCGCCGCCGGGGGCGGGGCGACAGGCGCGACAGGGAGGGGCAATGGGGCCGGCGGGAGGGCGGCGACCGGCACGCCGGGAGTGGTCGGCATCCCGGGGTTGGCCGGCGCACTGGGGGAGCCCGTCAGCAAGGCGAGCATCCTGGCCTTGGTCCGCGCGTCGACGAAGGGGGTGGTGCCGGCTTGTCCACTCGAAAATACAAAGGCTTCCGTCAGGCCGACCGACGCTTTCCAGCGCATCACCGCGTCGGCGGTGGCCGCGTCGAATTGCCCGGTGGTGGGAACGGCATAGCCGAAGTGCGCCAGGACCTGCTGCAACTCAGCCACGGCATCCCCCTGGGCGTGTCCCGGTCCAATCACCCCCGGCTCCGACTGAGCGCGGGCGAGGGCCTCACGGAACAGGCGCACATTGTCGGGGCTGGCCAGCAAGCCGAACTGCTGGGCCAGGACCGCATCCTGGCTGGGTAGGTTACTCGGCTGCGTCGGCACCGGGGCCGAAGGCGAACCGGCGGCACCAAACAACCGCTTGAAGAAGTTGACGATGCCGCTGACGAGGTTCTCGACGAACTGCGCGAATCCCCCGCCCTGGGCAGGCGCCGTCGAATAGGCCACGGGCCCTTGCTGGAACGTCATGGGGGCGGCCGGCGCCACACGCGGATAGCCCGCCTGGGGCATGGCGGGGGGCAGGCCGACGGGACGCACAGGATTGTACATGGTGACGACTCCGGTCAGGGGGGGACATCGCATGTATCCGCATCCGTCCGCCAAACTCGGTTAAGTGTCATCTAACTTTGAACGAAGCAGGTGTTAAATTTTCCCTGCCAGACGACCTCGGATGAAGGGAGCTCATTCGCGAGCGGTTCTAGCCACGGGGTTTGCGTGGCCGAATGGGGCGCCCGAAACGCCGGGTATTCTCCTCGATGGCGAGCAGCACGCGTCCGAGCTGCGTGGCGAATGCGAGCAAGATGCTCACGCCAATCATCACCCCGCTCCAGAACAGGGCATCCGTGGCCCGCGCGAGTTCGGCCCCGTTTTTCGTCGCGTAGTAGGCCAGTGCGGCATAAACCAGGCCAGCGCTCGTTCCGAGCAGCGCCAGGGCATTCAATCCCGTGATCAGCAGGCGCAGCAGCCAGAATCGCGTCCGGGCCGGGTTGGTGTCGTCCTGGTCAGCGCGGCTGGCACCGGGGCTCATCCTTCCCCTCCTCGCCTGGACGAGGGGAAGCTGATGGGACGCGCTCCCACGTCAAGCCCGCACATCCAGGTTGGGCGCCCTGGCCGGCCACTCGTCCTCGACGAGCATGGTGTAAGCCAACGTGAAGAATGCCACCGTGACCATGTAGGCCATTACCCCGATCAACGTGAAGGCCGGATGGAGCGTGGCGATCATCAATCGGGCGCCCAACCAGGCAACCCCATGCAACAGGCCGATCGCCAGCACCTGAGTGAAGCGTCTCAGGGTCAAGCCACAGCTGCCGAGCCAGGCGGCCGGCCAACTCAAGCCCTTGAGCACCACCATCGGCTGCCAGAACAGCAGCAGCACGTGCAGGACCGCCACGCTGACAAACCAGAGGGCAAAGAGGTTCATCCAGCCCACCACCCAGGCTGGAATGCGGCTCGGGTCCAGCGCGGCTTGCTGGGCCGCGGGAGGCAGTTCCAGCAGAGGCTTGAACCAGGCGAGCAGCCTTTCCCATCCATAAGTGTGTTCCCCGTACCAGAACAGCATGGCCGCCCAGGCCAGAACCAGCCCCCACTGGGCCAGCGTTCCGACCAGCAGGGTCAGCCAGCGCGCGTTGATGCCGTCCAGGAAGTCGGTCCAGCTCGGGTTCCCCTCCCGCACGGCACGCCCCATCAGGGCGTACCAGCCTGCGCCGAGCAAGACGGCACTCAAGGCGGCACTCAGGGCCGCGAGCGCCTGGGTCGGGCTGCCGCCGCGCAAACTCAGTGGCAACACGGCATCCTGCAGCAGGATGATGGCAAAGGCCGGCATCCACAAAACAGGGTGAGTGGTCAAGATCCGGCGAGTGTCGTGGAGGATTTCGGACGTGCTGCGCATAGGGCCTCGTCAGGATACCATTCACGCGCCGCTTGCCGCGTGTCGGAAGGTCACAACCGGGTTGCGGTATGCTGACGTGGTGAAGGCAGCCGCGCCAGGGGCCTCGCGACGTCAATGGCGTGGAGGTCCTTCCGGCGGATGGGGGTCGATTGGCCCCTGGTGCAAGGGGTTTTTGAGGGAGCGGCCCCCACGCCCGACGCCAATCGACGCATGGCGGTACAATCGCAGGGCTGCTCACCCGGTCGTCACGGCGGCTGGCGTGGGTGTCCATTTCAGAATCATGGGGAGAACAACTCAGCGTGCTCAAACCCGGTTTCCTCGATTTCCTGCTGCTCCTGGCCATTTTTGTGCTCACCGCGAAAGGTTACATCACGGGAACCTTCCGAAGCGTCGTGACCCTGGTGGCCTTGGGGGCCGCCATGGTGATGTCCGGGGTCATGCCGCTTCTGCTGGCTCAGCCGATGCATTACCTGATCCGCTACGGCTCGCCCAACCATGAACTGCTGAACCGGCTGGTGCTGGCCCTGGTGATGTTCGTGGCCTTCCAAGGGGTGGGCTTCGTGGTGACGGGGCTGATCGAGAACATCGGCTTGGGCGTGTACGACAAGCTGTTGGGCGCCTTGCTGGGGGTGGTCGCGGGCCTTCTCACGGCCACTTTTCCGGCTGTGGCCATCTATCAAGCGAAGGGCGCCTACGCCCACACCCCCAACCGGATTTACTTTCGCGAGTCCGTGGTGATTCGGGCTGTGCACCCCTGGGCCAAACGGCTTGCCAGCAACTCGGCGCTGCCCCGGCGCTGAAAATGTGACATAACTCGCTGACGCCACGCTTGAAGCCGCCGTAGAATGCCGCACGAAGACGCATTGCGCCTTGTCCGCTGGGGGTCTGGCACGCGAAGGGTCAAGTGCAGACGACAGCGGGGGTGTGCGAAAGGTGGGTGGGGTATGGACGTCGGTGCAATCACCATCGAGCGCAAGACCGATCTGGGGCACTGCGGCACGGTGGCCTTCCGCATCGGTTCGCGGGCGGGCTTCGTGCTGTTCATCGCCACGTGTCAGTCCCAGGGCCGGATGACCATCGAGTTTCTTCCCGGTCTGGCGGCGCATCATGCTGACATTGCGGCGCACCACGATG
The sequence above is a segment of the Candidatus Sericytochromatia bacterium genome. Coding sequences within it:
- a CDS encoding biotin transporter BioY → MLRLLQLLLFTTLLACSAFVAVKIPFLTWGPPRHLSSADGLYELRGLVFGSHVITAQLPLLWLTAAWLGPRRGAVAAMLYLGIGLGGLPVFSLGGGLDYVTQATFGYLLAFLPAVVVAGQLAVQPRFGAIWSGFFKALLIVQAVGFVFQFLREGVLGTPSLWLPFFYDQVIQFLPGQVALLTALAAAVLALRKFTYVALGLLDGGAGEPSAALPSSAQA
- a CDS encoding CvpA family protein, whose protein sequence is MLKPGFLDFLLLLAIFVLTAKGYITGTFRSVVTLVALGAAMVMSGVMPLLLAQPMHYLIRYGSPNHELLNRLVLALVMFVAFQGVGFVVTGLIENIGLGVYDKLLGALLGVVAGLLTATFPAVAIYQAKGAYAHTPNRIYFRESVVIRAVHPWAKRLASNSALPRR
- a CDS encoding peptidoglycan-binding domain-containing protein — translated: MRCPPLTGVVTMYNPVRPVGLPPAMPQAGYPRVAPAAPMTFQQGPVAYSTAPAQGGGFAQFVENLVSGIVNFFKRLFGAAGSPSAPVPTQPSNLPSQDAVLAQQFGLLASPDNVRLFREALARAQSEPGVIGPGHAQGDAVAELQQVLAHFGYAVPTTGQFDAATADAVMRWKASVGLTEAFVFSSGQAGTTPFVDARTKARMLALLTGSPSAPANPGMPTTPGVPVAALPPAPLPLPVAPVAPPPAATLPVAPAVPPAAPLPPALPPAAPLPPPVAPIQPAPVQPAPAPVNPPSLPSQPSAPVGTTPASPPQAGDTLSAEETKVAQEAGLLATKANVAKFVASAAALEADTQAVGPGLNDGRDVINELQQVLASFGYAVPLTGVFDAATVEAVLKFKRENQLTEDYVMADGTPGAHPFIDQRTKAAMIKKLGG